A single genomic interval of Musa acuminata AAA Group cultivar baxijiao chromosome BXJ3-4, Cavendish_Baxijiao_AAA, whole genome shotgun sequence harbors:
- the LOC135635428 gene encoding U-box domain-containing protein 4-like — MMMMGSPPESHRRMSRSYSETTDSTAPFSECRSDRTGDLDGLLVCSDDDFSDEMVRGFILDLESPSVESQLRAVMVLRFLAKNSTENRLRIARAGAVAPLVALLSHPDPQMQEHGVTAILNLSLCDENKAPIAAAGAVCHLVRALRAGTPAARENAASALFRLAQLDDLRAVLAGSGAIPPLVALLETGSPRGKKDAATALYVLLATKDNVAPAVEAGVVHPLLDLMADPNSGMVDKAAFVLLSVLATSEGRAATVDEGGVPVLVDMLETGRGKQKKVAMLSLLQICQESDAHRRLVVREGAIPPLIALSQSSRDCEKKAEALVELLRQPTENGVSRTCGQLETMVT, encoded by the exons atgatgatgatggggaGCCCACCGGAGTCCCACCGCCGCATGAGCCGCTCCTACAGCGAAACCACCGATTCCACCGCCCCATTCAGCGAGTGCCGGAGCGATCGCACTGGCGACCTCGACGGCCTGCTGGTCTGCTCCGACGACGACTTCTCGGACGAGATGGTCCGCGGCTTCATATTGGACCTCGAGTCGCCCTCCGTCGAGTCGCAGCTTCGCGCCGTCATGGTGCTCCGCTTTCTTGCCAAGAACAGCACCGAGAACCGCCTCCGCATCGCCCGCGCCGGCGCCGTCGCCCCCCTCGTCGCCCTCCTCTCCCACCCAGACCCGCAGATGCAGGAGCACGGCGTCACCGCCATCCTCAACCTCTCTCTGTGCGACGAGAACAAGGCCCCCATCGCCGCCGCAGGCGCCGTCTGCCACCTCGTCCGCGCCCTCCGCGCCGGCACCCCCGCCGCGCGGGAGAACGCCGCCTCCGCCCTCTTCCGCCTCGCTCAGCTCGACGACCTCCGCGCCGTCCTCGCCGGCTCCGGCGCCATCCCACCTCTCGTCGCCCTCCTCGAGACCGGCAGCCCCCGCGGCAAGAAGGACGCCGCCACCGCCCTCTACGTGCTGCTGGCGACCAAGGACAACGTCGCCCCGGCGGTGGAGGCCGGGGTGGTGCACCCGCTGCTGGACCTGATGGCCGATCCAAACTCCGGGATGGTGGACAAGGCGGCCTTTGTGCTCCTCTCCGTGCTGGCGACATCGGAGGGCCGGGCCGCGACGGTGGACGAGGGCGGGGTGCCGGTACTGGTGGACATGTTAGAGACGGGCAGAGGGAAGCAGAAGAAGGTGGCGATGCTGTCACTCCTACAGATCTGCCAGGAGAGCGACGCTCACCGGAGGCTGGTCGTCCGCGAGGGCGCCATCCCGCCGCTCATCGCCCTCTCCCAATCCTCCAGAGACTGCGAGAAGAAG GCGGAGGCGTTGGTCGAGTTGTTGCGGCAGCCAACCGAGAACGGCGTCAGCCGGACATGTGGCCAATTAGAAACCATGGTCACCTGA